The following are encoded together in the Synergistaceae bacterium genome:
- a CDS encoding leukocidin family pore-forming toxin — MHGNEWAELIKEFEASGSGDKMNPQSWVYCITDEEEQALREKYQDDELSLVALDILLFSADKISRDYANEYNILLIYPDEDYINRTLEAVGLEGNYVMESSKKRIELFAIAKRTIDGRTFSFNYQALLAGDAVMSDIRTSDDIEVTSTDNYASYEISEDKVIYYDSDGNIISSSDVTSDEDKKESTLPIEDPDGFFFNVDRWRSYYNWCASLTDMAMESNSEANSIEARIADENNELTRIADAQKVTIECNHRQDGYRPWGGAIGGDKADIRRRSQVSVTVYACHSYKYHCDYYLVQTNTTTTPLNYKDQMDHEFTWYQGGGEFGRYGYTNYVNYLSGYTGIFGFNSYICSVVGGKENKDLSTNEVGLGDYIPTNVPKNKTFTEGMTWSVGGEIGAVSNALDLKITGGVSHSSNVTWTTSDWEITASPLSINDTNVEWTGDVEGPHNSWAWHDDLENHGIYMGISSTSASRRSLSFKSEWI, encoded by the coding sequence ATGCACGGTAACGAATGGGCAGAACTAATTAAGGAGTTCGAAGCCTCCGGAAGCGGCGACAAAATGAACCCTCAATCATGGGTTTATTGCATTACTGATGAAGAAGAACAAGCACTCCGCGAAAAATATCAGGACGATGAATTAAGTCTTGTTGCTCTCGACATTCTATTATTCAGCGCAGATAAAATCAGCCGTGATTACGCAAACGAATATAATATTTTATTGATTTATCCCGATGAAGATTATATTAACAGGACTCTTGAGGCTGTCGGGCTTGAGGGTAATTACGTAATGGAAAGCAGCAAAAAACGTATTGAGTTATTCGCAATCGCAAAACGTACTATTGACGGCCGCACGTTTTCTTTCAATTATCAGGCCTTATTAGCTGGCGACGCAGTTATGTCCGATATCAGAACAAGTGATGACATAGAAGTTACTTCAACGGACAATTACGCAAGCTACGAAATTTCAGAGGACAAAGTTATATATTATGATTCTGACGGCAATATAATTTCTTCGAGCGATGTTACTTCAGACGAGGACAAGAAAGAATCAACATTGCCTATTGAAGACCCGGATGGATTCTTCTTCAATGTTGACCGCTGGAGAAGTTATTATAACTGGTGCGCAAGTTTAACAGATATGGCAATGGAGTCAAACTCTGAAGCAAACTCAATCGAAGCACGCATAGCCGACGAAAATAATGAGCTCACAAGAATAGCCGACGCTCAGAAAGTAACGATTGAATGCAATCACAGACAGGACGGTTATAGACCATGGGGAGGCGCAATCGGAGGAGACAAGGCCGATATAAGACGCAGAAGCCAAGTTTCAGTAACTGTTTACGCCTGCCATTCATATAAGTATCATTGCGATTATTATCTTGTACAGACAAACACAACAACAACTCCGCTGAATTATAAAGATCAAATGGATCACGAATTTACTTGGTATCAGGGAGGCGGAGAATTTGGCCGTTATGGATACACAAATTATGTCAATTATCTTTCAGGCTACACGGGCATATTCGGATTTAACAGCTATATTTGCAGTGTCGTAGGCGGCAAAGAAAATAAAGATCTCTCAACAAATGAAGTCGGGCTTGGAGACTATATCCCTACAAATGTCCCGAAAAATAAAACTTTTACGGAAGGCATGACATGGAGTGTCGGCGGAGAAATAGGAGCTGTGAGCAACGCTCTCGATTTAAAAATTACCGGCGGTGTCTCGCATTCATCAAATGTTACATGGACAACAAGCGACTGGGAAATTACAGCGTCCCCCTTATCAATAAATGATACAAATGTTGAATGGACAGGAGATGTTGAGGGACCTCATAACAGCTGGGCTTGGCATGACGACCTCGAGAATCACGGCATCTACATGGGGATAAGTTCAACGAGCGCTTCAAGAAGATCTCTCAGCTTTAAGAGCGAATGGATATAG
- the codY gene encoding GTP-sensing pleiotropic transcriptional regulator CodY: protein MARHDDTDKALNELLRKTRRVGRAFQSKHEGEPLNYYHLAEMLSEFSTANVYMVDKSGKMLGYFWLPEYKSKALSDSFRDGVMPREFVIRMNRCIDSEIHDEDAFLFDDAYSGEKPEKHLMYVPIIGVSAERLGTIMLVRFHAPFLVEDILLAEYLGMIAGIEILNERAKSIEEISRNRLSVQMAMRALSYSELESMKHIIAELKGSEGVAIASKVADRVGVTRSVIVNALRKLESAGLIESRSLGMKGTYIKVLSPLLLEYLEKDRID, encoded by the coding sequence ATGGCTAGACATGACGACACCGACAAGGCACTAAATGAACTCTTGAGAAAAACTAGGCGTGTAGGGCGTGCCTTCCAGTCAAAACACGAGGGCGAACCGTTAAATTATTATCACTTGGCCGAGATGCTTTCTGAATTCTCGACTGCAAATGTTTACATGGTCGACAAGTCCGGGAAGATGCTAGGTTATTTCTGGCTGCCTGAATATAAATCTAAGGCCTTATCTGACAGCTTTAGAGATGGAGTTATGCCGCGTGAATTTGTTATAAGAATGAATCGCTGCATAGACTCAGAAATTCATGACGAGGACGCGTTTTTATTCGATGATGCTTATTCGGGCGAGAAACCTGAAAAGCATTTAATGTATGTGCCCATTATAGGAGTCAGCGCAGAGAGACTCGGCACTATTATGCTTGTGAGATTTCATGCTCCTTTCTTAGTTGAAGATATTTTGTTAGCTGAATATTTAGGCATGATAGCAGGAATTGAGATTCTCAACGAGCGCGCAAAATCAATCGAGGAAATTTCACGAAATAGATTAAGCGTTCAAATGGCCATGCGTGCACTGTCTTATTCTGAACTTGAGAGCATGAAGCATATTATAGCCGAGTTAAAAGGATCTGAAGGAGTCGCTATTGCCTCAAAAGTTGCTGACAGAGTCGGAGTTACCCGCAGTGTTATAGTGAATGCTTTGCGAAAACTTGAGAGTGCCGGCTTAATTGAGAGTCGGAGTCTCGGAATGAAAGGAACTTATATAAAAGTTTTGAGTCCCCTTTTGCTTGAGTATCTCGAAAAAGATAGAATTGATTAA